A section of the Ciona intestinalis chromosome 4, KH, whole genome shotgun sequence genome encodes:
- the LOC101242100 gene encoding peptidase inhibitor 16-like, with product MHQNIYVVFIVLVTLSLIIGSNARAVNQPPLNIFDANHAVDAHNFNRANVIPRASNMLKMSWNSSLGKLAQNYANNCVYKHSKNRTNIGSFWYVGENMYLQSYFDTRSKALDNAIGSWQSESDNYNYQINRCSSGELCGHYTQMVWADSHALGCGVANCRNVRVGSKDIWKTAQLVICNYGPGGNVNRARPYQSGSSCSNCPYGTVTCSNRLCVK from the coding sequence ATGCACCAAAATATTTAcgttgtgtttattgttttagtgACACTGAGTCTAATTATTGGCAGCAATGCACGAGCCGTTAATCAACCCCCGTTGAACATTTTTGATGCAAATCATGCGGTCGACGCACATAACTTTAACCGGGCCAATGTTATCCCACGTGCAAGCAACATGCTGAAAATGAGTTGGAACAGCTCGCTTGGTAAACTCGCTCAAAACTATGCTAACAATTGTGTGTATAAACATAGCAAAAATCGTACAAATATTGGAAGTTTTTGGTACGTGGGGGAAAACATGTACCTTCAATCGTACTTTGATACAAGATCGAAGGCTCTTGATAACGCAATTGGATCTTGGCAAAGCGAATCCGATAACTACAACTATCAAATAAACCGATGCTCAAGCGGGGAGCTGTGTGGACATTATACACAAATGGTATGGGCCGATTCGCATGCTCTTGGGTGTGGTGTGGCAAACTGTCGGAATGTAAGAGTGGGTTCTAAAGATATTTGGAAAACTGCGCAACTTGTTATCTGCAACTACGGACCTGGTGGAAATGTGAACCGCGCTAGACCTTATCAAAGCGGTTCGAGCTGCTCAAATTGCCCGTATGGTACTGTGACATGCAGCAATCGGTTATGTGTCAAATAA
- the LOC100185684 gene encoding uncharacterized protein LOC100185684 precursor, whose amino-acid sequence MNLVFVGFYFLLALKQGIGLKTVKDIPEQFIAEFEGGHKQKRSVVTGTVLTASEIKVAVDKHNEYRRIVVPSASNMLEMVWDPELGKMAQDYSRTCTYAHSSGRRTSNFTWVGENLYLRSNEWSATKVLEDAITGWDNEKKVYTYSSKACSRVCGHYTQTAWAESYAVGCGVTTCSNVTVGSKVWSTAQIVVCNYGPGGNIKGKHPYISGSPCSACPKGYGCKNGLCSLSADSNMLKGLTSFMLTATVFAMLYTTV is encoded by the coding sequence ATGAATTTGGTTTTCGTCGGATTTTACTTCTTACTGGCACTGAAACAAGGTATAGGTTTAAAAACGGTAAAAGATATTCCCGAGCAGTTTATAGCTGAATTTGAAGGTGGGCATAAGCAAAAAAGAAGTGTCGTCACAGGCACTGTGCTCACAGCCAGTGAAATTAAAGTGGCTGTTGACAAACATAATGAATATCGAAGAATTGTAGTTCCATCTGCGAGTAACATGCTAGAAATGGTCTGGGATCCTGAGCTAGGAAAAATGGCCCAGGATTATTCAAGAACGTGCACTTACGCCCATAGCTCGGGTAGACGAACCAGCAATTTTACTTGGGTTGGAGAAAATCTATATCTCCGTTCAAACGAATGGAGTGCGACTAAAGTGTTGGAAGATGCAATCACCGGTTGGGACAATGAAAAGAAGGTCTACACCTACAGTTCAAAAGCATGTAGTAGGGTATGCGGGCATTATACACAGACGGCGTGGGCAGAGAGTTATGCTGTAGGATGTGGGGTAACGACCTGTTCAAATGTCACCGTCGGTAGTAAAGTTTGGTCCACTGCTCAAATTGTCGTGTGTAACTACGGACCAGGAGGTAACATCAAAGGTAAACACCCTTATATTAGTGGGAGCCCTTGTTCTGCTTGTCCAAAAGGCTATGGCTGCAAAAATGGCTTGTGTTCACTCTCTGCTGATTCGAACATGCTTAAAGGACTCACGAGTTTTATGCTCACTGCTACTGTTTTTGCTATGTTGTATACAACTGTATAA
- the LOC108949447 gene encoding uncharacterized protein LOC108949447, whose amino-acid sequence MLATSVLLFGIAWLPIAQCVSYWTVSTVLNEKYSDAPGGQCTYSSARGSPLCRSNWRKNNTIKSERLSLPHISACTYYTNTITYICYKTEPVTDSSDTTSQSCIRKRPFYVMTKDCFTHWLQWGLCSKSCGGGTRIRYKFTKKDVFNSQIATCNSHPCPSWSSWSPVSESCDESCSRVWNRTCTYQGNTVNDTMCSTEDAYISVQLRPCPVSECQSFVKILPDVATTTVTKFRTTAIGEFPDTTALQLAKNLSVIDPRLSFRNDENVKGASKGNLGSGIGIGFAIATVLFVIAAICSVYVYRKIKDHELGKSLGGQHAVSTLPEHHTNGNLTGVGNNRGSVQRAAAPVARISPSAIYLEPSLSPRHRSSLVPCSSKPNVPPNPEVDVYQQSERILPEQPNALQPSMSQSLVIGATEERYVDSETAALREEDPVYADIPAFESKCGFSDDFTSDEFDSCDELDQSLHGVPQQNEDYPSYSPEKQNSRPYSQSFVQGTSNESKEFSSTKIRRSATENYSGLSNSEDRRLRNLGPAPQRPIVQRSNTNAVKTSNTVQAPTQVKQQTGRAENRYSRPFKLKKMPNLNEGSRENITEPGLSDATQINVAPNKIPQRFVFDRPASRRKSSGSSGAGSIDLRARHPSPPRTPFSQRHSSPSIKAPPPHSPPPPPLLETAPGRAKRTSLCSSGSVSADGEFGIRMMPNRPGHHGERLGSYGSMEPCPSLPEDSYREPADANLPLIEDAYNLYNLPYKPNV is encoded by the exons ATGTTGGCAACTTCTGTTCTTCTCTTTGGGATAGCCTGGCTGCCTATTGCACAATGTGTATCTTATTGGACTGTATCGACAGTGCTGAACGAAAAATACTCAGACGCCCCTGGGGGACAGTGCACATATTCAAGCGCAAGAGGTTCCCCTTTATGCAGAAGCAACTGGAGGAAAAATAACACTATAAAGAGCGAGAGACTTTCTCTACCACATATATCAGCATGCACGTACTACACAAATACAATCACATACATTTGCTATAAAACGGAACCTGTTACCGACA GTTCAGATACAACCAGCCAAAGTTGCATACGCAAACGCCCGTTTTACGTGATGACAAAAGACTGCTTTACGCATTGGCTGCAATGGGGCCTATGTAGTAAATCATGCGGCGGTGGTACTCGTATACGCTACAAGTTTACGAAGAAAGATGTTTTCAACTCGCAAATTGCAACTTGTAACTCGCATCCCTGCCCTTCATGGTCGAGCTGGTCACCGGTCAGCGAGTCTTGCGACGAATCATGTTCCCGTGTGTGGAATAGAACATGCACTTATCAAGGCAATACTGTGAACGACACTATGTGCTCAACAGAAGATGCATATATATCTGTTCAGCTAAGGCCCTGCCCCGTGAGTGAATGCCAATCGTTTGTAAAGATTTTGCCTGACgttgcaacaacaacagtgaCAAAATTTCGTACTACTGCGATCGGAGAGTTCCCCGATACCACTGCCTTGCAGTTGGCCAAGAATCTGTCAGTAATCGACCCACGCCTTTCGTTTAGAAATGACGAAAACGTAAAAGGGGCATCTAAAGGGAACTTAGGAAGTGGGATAGGAATCGGTTTCGCTATTGCCACTGTACTATTTGTTATTGCAGCTATCTGCTCTGTTTATGTTTACCGCAAAATCAAAGATCATGAATTAGGAAAATCGCTTGGCGGGCAGCATGCAGTCAGTACTTTGCCCGAGCATCACACTAACGGGAATTTGACAGGAGTTGGCAATAATCGAGGAAGTGTTCAGCGAGCTGCAGCGCCGGTGGCTCGAATTTCACCCAGCGCAATTTACTTAGAGCCGAGTCTTTCACCTCGCCACCGAAGCAGCCTTGTGCCTTGCAGTTCCAAGCCCAATGTGCCCCCGAACCCAGAGGTAGATGTATACCAACAATCGGAGCGGATCCTGCCAGAACAGCCTAACGCTTTACAACCGTCAATGTCCCAGTCTCTGGTAATAGGCGCAACAGAAGAGCGATATGTTGATTCGGAAACCGCTGCCTTGAGAGAGGAAGACCCGGTGTATGCTGACATTCCAGCTTTTGAATCTAAATGTGGTTTTAGCGACGATTTTACTTCGGACGAATTCGACAGCTGCGACGAACTTGATCAAAGCTTGCATGGTGTACCTCAACAAAACGAGGACTACCCTTCATATTCGCCAGAAAAGCAAAATAGTCGTCCTTATTCCCAGTCATTTGTTCAAGGGACATCTAACGAGTCTAAAGAGTTTAGTAGCACAAAAATTCGTCGAAGTGCCACCGAAAATTATAGCGGACTTTCAAATTCCGAGGACCGCAGACTGAGAAATCTCGGGCCCGCACCACAGAGACCGATTGTTCAACGGTCTAACACAAACGCGGTTAAAACGAGCAACACAGTTCAAGCGCCAACACAAGTGAAACAACAAACTGGCCGTGCAGAGAACAGATACAGTCGACCTTTCAAGCTAAAGAAAATGCCCAATTTAAATGAGGGTAGTCGAGAAAACATAACAGAACCTGGTTTAAGCGACGCGACCCAAATAAACGTTGCACCCAATAAAATTCCCCAACGTTTTGTTTTCGATAGACCTGCTTCTCGAAGAAAGTCCTCCGGAAGTTCGGGTGCGGGATCTATTGACCTCCGTGCCAGACATCCTTCCCCACCACGTACTCCTTTTTCACAGCGTCACTCCTCACCGTCAATAAAGGCTCCTCCTCCGCACAGTCCTCCCCCGCCTCCTCTTTTAGAAACTGCTCCAGGTCGTGCCAAGAGGACGTCCTTATGCTCCTCCGGATCAGTTTCAGCCGATGGTGAATTCGGAATACGAATGATGCCGAATCGTCCAGGTCACCACGGAGAACGTTTAGGTTCATACGGCTCTATGGAACCATGTCCTTCTCTTCCAGAGGACTCCTACCGTGAACCGGCGGACGCCAATTTGCCTCTTATAGAGGACGCTTATAACTTGTATAACCTGCCTTACAAACCAAATGTGTAA
- the pax3/7-like gene encoding transcription factor protein (The RefSeq protein has 1 non-frameshifting indel compared to this genomic sequence): protein MDIGGKILPDLRGLPQLDFLRQMAERNVSSTSKELQVRTHEAWQQYLKSCTVPVTLEWLIALGFPMPSFPHYQRCFTQKNEGNVAMARPWFQTGLQYNNISESETLSSEEQSTSNSEHLLRFKSLPRSTAATVHDLPAADGAVPFMKHIKLNQSDNNAANVSLKDTKHSVQHRGTSKREIQPTQSVSGEVFSSAICWQGEVPQSRAVGSSFTQARQHGHRPNADKHFLNFHQQRRSRTRFSSEQLSILESAFSLGHYPPVGVREKLASRTGLTEARVQVWFSNRRAKWRRMQPSLNPNDELRP, encoded by the exons ATGGACATCGGAGGAAAAATACTACCTGACCTACGCGGTTTGCCTCAGCTGGATTTTCTAAGACAGATGGCTGAGAGAAATGTATCATCTACATCTAAAGAACTGCAAGTACGCACACATGAGGCTTGGCAGCAATATCTGAAATCGTGCACAGTTCCAGTGACATTAGAATGGCTCATTGCACTCGGGTTTCCAATGCCAAGTTTCCCACATTACCAACGTTGCTTTACTCAGAAGAACGAAGGAAATGTCGCCATGGCCAGGCCGTGGTTTCAAACAG GTCTTCAGTACAACAACATTTCCGAATCTGAAACGTTATCTTCTGAAGAGCAATCTACCAGCAACAGCGAGCACTTGTTGCGTTTTAAATCACTCCCACGCTCTACTGCTGCAACAGTACATGATTTGCCGGCAGCTGACGGAGCTGTCCCGTTTATGAAACACATAAAGCTGAACCAAAGTGATAATAATGCAGCAAACGTTTCTTTAAAAGATACAAAACATTCGGTTCAGCATAGGGGCACTTCAAAGAGGGAGATACAACCGACACAGTCCGTTTCAGGCGAAGTGTTTTCATCTGCTATTTGTTGGCAAGGGGAAGTTCCCCAATCGCGAGCTGTTGGGTCAAGTTTTACACAAGCTCGCCAGCATGGACCGAACGCTGATAAACATTTTCTTAATTTTCATCAACAACGAAGAAGTAGAACTAGATTTTCGTCAG AACAATTGTCGATCTTAGAAAGTGCTTTTAGTTTGGGCCATTACCCACCAGTGGGCGTGAGAGAAAAGCTAGCTAGTCGCACCGGCTTAACAGAAGCAAGGGTGCAG GTTTGGTTCTCTAACCGTCGGGCAAAGTGGAGGCGCATGCAGCCGAGTCTAAACCCGAATGACGAACTGCGGCCCTGA
- the LOC100180963 gene encoding transmembrane emp24 domain-containing protein 7: protein MQCLLFIVLFALGVHTTYGVELTYELEDNSKQCFFQDITKDTRATMEYQVISGGRYDVDCTIEDPDGLKLYSEKRKQYDSYAWDAQKTGAYQICFSNEFSTITHKVIYFSMIVGDEKPLVDTMDRATALNQMETSCVTIHEGMKNVIASQTHFRLRESLGRVFAEGINTRVQIWSAIQVTIMIIVMVGQVFVLRGLFNTKKPFTRTDT from the exons ATGCAGTGTTTACTATTTATTGTCTTATTTGCTCTTGGTGTACACACTACTTATGGCGTGGAGCTTACTTACGAACTCGAAGACAATTCGAAACAATGTTTCTTTCAGGACATAACCAAAGACACTAGAGCAACGATGGAGTACCAG GTTATAAGTGGTGGGAGGTACGATGTGGATTGCACCATTGAAGACCCTGATGGTTTGAAGTTATATTCGGAGAAACGAAAACAATATGATTCTTACGCGTGGGATGCACAGAAGACTGGTGCATACCAG ATTTGCTTCAGCAACGAGTTTTCaaccatcacccacaaagtaatttaCTTTTCCATGATAGTTGGTGATGAGAAACCACTTGTTGATACCATGGACAGAGCAACTGCATTAAACCAG aTGGAGACATCGTGTGTTACAATACACGAAGGGATGAAGAACGTAATTGCCTCGCAAACTCATTTCCGATTACGTGAATCTCTTGGTCGAGTATTCGCCGAAGGAATTAACACAAGGGTGCAG ATTTGGTCTGCAATTCAAGTCACCATCATGATCATTGTAATGGTTGGCCAAGTATTTGTGTTAAGAGGACTCTTTAATACCAAGAAACCATTCACAAGAACAGACACATAG
- the LOC100178597 gene encoding myeloid-associated differentiation marker-like protein 2 isoform X2 — MESKLKYVISKEGIIKFLVLLFGCTTFALIADSNSYSYPSAKTWAFAAYIISWSISLLFYFFHATGLARQMNCGGSCTYDGFDFLWSWLSTIHILGASIAFSIYVTGSSGSAYYAKQASAAAIGFMTFALYAVESFVLRSYAPANAGYIATWRGWLKTAILVGGAASFSLLVDSGYSWCRTSYVRDWIDVCALGLLHSMGNQRVCIPRTNVSSGVKIVSKTVYGVPVCVVSH, encoded by the exons ATGGAAAGCAAGCTTAAGTACGTGATATCTAAAGAAGGCATTATCAAGTTTCTTGTTCTTCTatttggttgcaccactttcgCACTAATAGCGGATAGTAACAGTTATAGCTATCCTAGTGCAAAGACATGGGCGTTTGCAGCGTACATTATATCATGGAGTATTTCTCTGCTGTTCTATTTCTTTCATGCCACCG GCTTGGCTCGCCAAATGAACTGCGGGGGTTCATGTACGTATGACGGATTTGATTTCTTGTGGTCATGGTTATCAACTATTCATATTCTTGGCGCCTCGATCGCATTTTCTATTTACGTCACCGGCAGCTCTGGCTC TGCTTACTACGCGAAACAAGCTTCAGCTGCTGCCATTGGTTTCATGACGTTTGCACTGTACGCTGTCGAGTCGTTCGTCCTACGTTCTTATGCCCCTGCTAATGCCG GTTACATTGCAACTTGGAGAGGCTGGCTGAAGACTGCTATATTAGTAGGCGGTGCTGCTTCATTTAGTTTGCTGGTCGACTCTGGTTACTCATGGTGTCGTACATCGTAC GTGCGAGATTGGATTGACGTATGCGCTCTCGGCTTACTGCATAGCATGGGGAATCAGCGTGTTTGTATTCCTAGGACGAATGTT